One region of Carassius gibelio isolate Cgi1373 ecotype wild population from Czech Republic chromosome A1, carGib1.2-hapl.c, whole genome shotgun sequence genomic DNA includes:
- the LOC127942695 gene encoding carbohydrate sulfotransferase 12-like, translated as MKMGMKRQLQCFFLLGTALITFFIICWDAGRDITFYLQMASQTDAAHLKMRQEHRRRLIREHCSANSSLNFTEKLITFDQIPNKALDHLIVDDHHGVIYCFVPKVACTNWKRIMIVLSQNLKAPDGAPYLDPLDIPSKLVHNSTVHKTFNKLWRRFGRYSRPLMHHKLKNYTKFLFVRDPFVRLISAFRDKFVKPDEYFYKMYGSTMLQRYANISKPPDSVQEAFAAGIRLSFTHFIKYLLDPQTEKEKPFNEHWQQMYRLCHPCQIEYDFVGKLETLDEDTEHLLKILGLDNYIHFPPGYENRTAVDWERDWFANISVAERRKLYHVYETDFRLFEYDKPETLLHE; from the coding sequence ATGAAAATGGGAATGAAGCGGCAGCTtcagtgtttctttcttttgggAACAGCATTGATCACTTTCTTCATAATTTGCTGGGATGCAGGAAGAGATATTACTTTTTACCTGCAAATGGCTTCACAAACTGATGCCGCACATCTCAAAATGCGTCAAGAACATCGTAGACGTCTTATAAGAGAGCATTGCTCAGCCAATAGTAGCCTGAATTTTACAGAGAAATTAATCACATTTGACCAGATTCCAAACAAAGCTCTGGACCATCTCATTGTGGATGATCATCATGGTGTTATTTACTGTTTTGTACCAAAGGTAGCATGTACCAACTGGAAACGAATCATGATTGTGCTCAGCCAGAACCTGAAGGCACCTGATGGAGCTCCATATCTGGATCCTCTTGACATACCATCAAAGTTAGTCCATAATTCTACAGTGCATAAGACGTTTAACAAGCTTTGGAGACGTTTTGGACGTTACTCACGTCCTTTGATGCATCACAAACTGAAGAATTACACGAAATTCCTTTTTGTACGGGATCCTTTTGTACGACTTATTTCTGCTTTCCGAGACAAGTTTGTTAAGCCAGATGAGTATTTCTACAAAATGTATGGCTCAACAATGCTTCAGCGTTATGCAAACATTTCGAAGCCCCCTGACTCTGTTCAAGAAGCCTTCGCCGCAGGTATCAGATTGTCCTTTACTCACTTTATTAAGTACCTGTTAGATCCACAGACTGAAAAGGAGAAGCCTTTCAATGAGCACTGGCAGCAGATGTACAGACTCTGCCATCCGTGCCAAATTGAGTATGACTTTGTTGGGAAACTGGAAACACTTGATGAGGATACAGAACATTTGTTGAAGATTCTTGGGCTTGATAATTATATTCACTTTCCCCCAGGGTATGAGAATAGGACAGCAGTAGACTGGGAGCGAGACTGGTTCGCTAACATTTCAGTAGCTGAGAGGAGAAAACTGTACCATGTTTATGAAACAGATTTTAGATTATTTGAATATGACAAACCTGAGACCCTTCTGCATGAGTGA